A genomic region of Methanobacterium sp. SMA-27 contains the following coding sequences:
- a CDS encoding B12-binding domain-containing radical SAM protein, translating to MNKKIDILLINPYDENALKNALGFITPPTNLMYLASSLEKESYSVKIVDDDLLQMGYEKVSELAEKLNPQIVGVTATTSTIKSALKYVELVKNILPNSLTVIGGPHTTFMPSETLKSSKNLDVVVIGEGEETMVDLANHSTETIQDLDEVKGIVYRDLKNGNLKTTQKRPLIEDLDTLPFPARHLVPFDSYGASKEQTGGIITSRGCVYNCNYCSSSLIMGKKFRSRSPDNVVDEIEELIDQYHIKDIGFMDDTFMLNKRRANDIADEIKARDLDLSFVASSRVDSVDQNLLQNMKSAGLKTIYYGVESGSQRILDVMKKGITLKQAEDAVKSAKNVGLDVLTSFILGYPGETEEDMNKTIDFSTKLDSDYSQYSILTPFPGTPIYNELKEKDLIDNDDWDEYTVLKPVLKYDEMGLNKKMVERKLAIAYLKYYARPSYLMNHRHMFKVMFKTVMRSFILPKLMGGTGKGWYQNLDNSSK from the coding sequence ATGAATAAAAAAATTGATATACTGCTTATAAATCCTTACGATGAGAATGCATTAAAAAATGCACTTGGTTTCATAACCCCGCCCACAAATCTTATGTACCTGGCATCATCACTTGAGAAAGAATCTTACTCAGTCAAAATTGTAGATGATGATCTACTTCAAATGGGCTACGAAAAGGTTTCTGAACTGGCAGAAAAACTCAATCCACAAATAGTAGGTGTTACCGCTACCACATCTACTATAAAAAGCGCGTTGAAATACGTGGAACTAGTCAAAAACATTCTACCCAATTCATTAACTGTAATTGGTGGACCCCATACGACTTTCATGCCATCTGAAACCTTAAAAAGTTCAAAAAATCTGGACGTAGTAGTTATAGGTGAGGGAGAAGAAACAATGGTGGATTTGGCCAACCATTCCACAGAAACTATCCAAGATCTTGATGAGGTTAAAGGAATTGTTTACAGGGATTTAAAGAATGGAAATTTAAAAACAACACAAAAACGTCCTTTGATAGAGGATCTTGACACATTACCTTTCCCTGCAAGACATCTTGTACCCTTTGATTCATATGGTGCCTCTAAAGAACAAACTGGCGGAATAATAACCAGCAGAGGTTGTGTGTACAACTGTAACTACTGCTCATCATCACTAATCATGGGCAAAAAGTTCCGCTCCCGCAGTCCAGACAATGTAGTGGATGAAATAGAGGAATTAATAGACCAATACCATATAAAGGATATAGGATTCATGGATGACACATTCATGCTTAATAAGAGAAGAGCAAATGATATTGCCGATGAAATCAAAGCCAGAGATTTAGATTTAAGTTTCGTTGCATCATCTAGGGTTGACAGTGTAGACCAGAATTTACTTCAAAATATGAAAAGTGCAGGATTAAAAACAATCTACTACGGTGTAGAATCAGGGTCACAACGTATATTAGACGTTATGAAAAAAGGCATAACATTAAAACAAGCAGAAGATGCAGTTAAAAGTGCAAAAAATGTGGGTCTAGATGTTTTAACTTCATTTATATTAGGATATCCTGGAGAAACCGAAGAAGATATGAATAAAACCATAGATTTCTCTACAAAACTAGATTCAGACTACTCACAATATTCTATACTTACACCATTCCCGGGAACACCTATCTACAATGAACTCAAGGAAAAAGATTTAATAGACAATGATGACTGGGATGAATACACTGTACTTAAACCAGTTTTGAAGTACGATGAAATGGGTTTAAATAAGAAGATGGTTGAAAGAAAACTGGCTATAGCATATTTGAAATATTATGCAAGACCCAGTTATCTCATGAACCATCGTCACATGTTCAAGGTTATGTTTAAAACAGTTATGCGAAGTTTTATACTTCCAAAACTAATGGGCGGTACTGGTAAAGGTTGGTACCAAAACCTAGACAATTCATCAAAGTAG
- a CDS encoding LEA domain-containing protein: MSEKTGEIKGKAKEMKGELKGKAKEAEGKIKGKISR; the protein is encoded by the coding sequence ATGAGTGAAAAAACAGGTGAAATTAAAGGAAAAGCTAAAGAAATGAAAGGAGAATTAAAAGGTAAAGCTAAAGAAGCCGAAGGAAAAATAAAAGGTAAAATTTCCAGGTAA
- a CDS encoding DUF5518 domain-containing protein → MVYVRWNTVIIGLVIAIILGFVLGLITPSGAFIGFLIATIYVGYMVGGDYINGAIHGALVGVVAAIILGILALIGFGVAAGVAVLITTIIIAGIIGAIGGVIGVLIGGRGRGRF, encoded by the coding sequence ATGGTATATGTAAGATGGAATACTGTAATAATTGGTTTAGTAATTGCAATAATACTTGGGTTTGTCCTTGGATTAATAACACCTTCGGGCGCATTCATAGGATTCTTGATCGCAACTATATATGTTGGTTACATGGTTGGCGGAGACTACATCAATGGAGCTATTCATGGAGCGCTCGTTGGTGTCGTTGCAGCAATAATACTAGGTATACTTGCTTTAATTGGATTTGGAGTTGCAGCAGGGGTAGCTGTACTAATCACGACCATAATCATTGCTGGAATTATCGGTGCCATAGGTGGAGTAATAGGAGTTTTAATTGGAGGTAGGGGTAGGGGCAGATTTTAA
- a CDS encoding PRC-barrel domain-containing protein, whose translation MIGKDVIDESGDQIGIVNDVEWDFEANRVISIHLKEAGISAKIGLGDKKIVPYEKIEAIGDTVLIKGRIFKNE comes from the coding sequence TTGATTGGTAAGGATGTTATTGACGAATCTGGAGACCAGATAGGTATCGTAAATGATGTTGAGTGGGATTTTGAAGCGAACAGAGTAATATCTATTCATTTGAAGGAAGCAGGAATATCCGCAAAAATAGGTCTAGGCGATAAAAAGATAGTACCTTATGAAAAGATTGAAGCCATCGGTGACACTGTTCTAATTAAAGGCAGAATTTTCAAGAACGAATAA
- a CDS encoding ATP-binding protein gives MKVSIAENNAVITHDPLPTIYGDENLMVELFQNLIYNAIKYRSHETPQIHISSKKEQNQYIFSVKDNGIGIDPKHLERIFTIFQRLHGNDEYEGTGIGLSIAQKIIERHNGRIWVESQLGKGTTFYFTIPINE, from the coding sequence TTGAAAGTCTCTATAGCTGAAAATAATGCGGTTATCACTCATGATCCTTTACCAACTATTTATGGTGACGAGAATTTAATGGTTGAGCTGTTCCAAAACCTTATATATAACGCCATTAAATATCGCAGTCATGAGACTCCCCAAATCCATATATCCTCCAAAAAAGAACAAAATCAATACATTTTCTCAGTAAAGGATAACGGAATTGGAATAGACCCAAAACACCTAGAACGCATCTTTACAATCTTCCAACGTCTGCACGGAAATGATGAGTATGAAGGAACAGGAATAGGACTATCCATAGCTCAAAAAATCATAGAAAGACACAATGGACGAATATGGGTAGAATCCCAACTCGGAAAAGGAACAACATTCTACTTTACAATACCGATCAATGAATAA
- a CDS encoding PAS domain S-box protein — MVDVKILLVDESIEALDIKRTLESFGYEVPYVASSSEEAVEKTLEIMPDLILMDIILKGELDGIETVSKIKDLNIPVIYLTAHSEESTIERAKLTEPYGYIIKSYDRTELKYTIELAIYKNQMEKELKESEKKFYLLFENSPLPYQSLDENGFLLDINPAWLGMLGYSKDEVIGKNFADFLAPGYTEHFKKNFPHFKNAGEIHEVEFEMKRKDGSNILVSYEGKIGYDELGNFKQTHCIFHNITQANKK, encoded by the coding sequence ATGGTAGATGTTAAAATACTATTAGTAGATGAAAGCATAGAAGCCTTGGATATTAAGCGAACATTGGAATCTTTTGGTTATGAAGTTCCATATGTCGCATCCAGTAGCGAAGAAGCTGTAGAGAAAACTTTAGAGATAATGCCAGATCTTATTTTGATGGACATAATTCTCAAAGGAGAATTAGATGGTATTGAAACTGTTTCTAAGATTAAAGACTTAAATATTCCTGTTATTTATTTAACTGCTCATTCTGAAGAGTCCACAATTGAAAGAGCCAAACTCACAGAACCCTATGGATATATAATAAAATCCTACGACCGTACAGAACTTAAATATACAATAGAACTCGCAATCTACAAAAACCAGATGGAAAAAGAATTAAAAGAAAGTGAAAAAAAGTTTTATCTGCTTTTTGAAAATAGTCCACTCCCATATCAATCTTTAGATGAAAATGGATTTTTATTAGATATTAACCCTGCTTGGCTTGGTATGTTAGGATACTCCAAAGATGAAGTTATTGGCAAAAACTTTGCCGATTTCTTAGCACCAGGATATACAGAACATTTTAAAAAGAATTTCCCACATTTTAAGAATGCTGGAGAAATACATGAAGTCGAATTTGAAATGAAACGTAAAGATGGTTCAAATATCCTTGTTTCATACGAAGGTAAAATTGGATACGATGAATTGGGAAATTTCAAACAAACACACTGCATTTTCCACAACATCACCCAAGCAAATAAAAAATGA
- a CDS encoding cyclase family protein: MKTVLLSYYIDNNSAYYVGTTKPVIKPNNQITWGEDYNTYIIQVGNHCGTHVDAPRHFISSGKSISDYDIMELTFQDPFLLDCEKGPGEFITIDDLSEIDLSGYDCLLIKTGFGRNRDDDLNLYLTDYPCITPELVRWIRKTYKNIKCIGIDIISITRYGDAEMLKEAHVNAFIEDENYGDPLLLIEDMNFELLEVEDHLIRVVIVPWQVKGIDSAPCTVIADLE; encoded by the coding sequence ATGAAAACTGTACTACTTTCATACTATATTGATAACAATTCAGCTTACTACGTTGGAACAACCAAACCGGTTATAAAACCCAACAATCAGATAACCTGGGGTGAAGATTACAACACATACATTATTCAAGTGGGTAATCACTGTGGAACTCATGTGGATGCTCCAAGACATTTCATATCCTCTGGTAAATCCATATCTGATTATGATATAATGGAACTTACATTCCAAGATCCTTTTCTGTTAGATTGTGAAAAGGGTCCAGGGGAATTTATCACCATTGATGATCTTTCTGAAATTGATCTTAGTGGATATGATTGTTTGTTGATCAAGACTGGTTTTGGTAGGAATAGGGATGATGATCTTAACCTATATTTAACTGATTATCCTTGTATAACTCCTGAATTAGTTCGATGGATCAGGAAAACCTATAAAAATATAAAATGTATTGGTATTGATATAATCTCCATAACTAGATATGGTGATGCCGAAATGCTTAAAGAGGCCCATGTTAATGCTTTTATTGAAGATGAAAATTATGGGGATCCTCTTTTACTCATTGAAGATATGAACTTTGAATTGCTAGAGGTGGAGGACCATCTCATAAGAGTTGTTATTGTGCCATGGCAGGTGAAAGGAATTGATAGTGCACCATGTACCGTTATTGCAGATTTAGAATAG
- a CDS encoding sulfurtransferase TusA family protein, translated as MAEVKVDVKGETCPVPLVEMRKAVRKASPGEIIEVTGTHPASKKEIPMAVEALGLELVDIQEKDGIWTIKIRK; from the coding sequence ATGGCAGAAGTGAAAGTTGATGTTAAAGGGGAAACATGTCCAGTACCACTAGTTGAAATGAGAAAGGCAGTAAGAAAGGCATCACCCGGAGAAATTATTGAAGTAACGGGTACCCATCCCGCATCCAAAAAAGAAATACCCATGGCAGTTGAAGCTCTGGGATTAGAATTGGTTGATATCCAAGAAAAGGATGGAATATGGACCATCAAAATTCGCAAATAA
- a CDS encoding DsrE/DsrF/DrsH-like family protein has product MVEENKPDKATIIVHSGDMDKIYSALIVANGALSMGMEASLYFTFWGLQRLQKGGLEKGPLSKMHFLGLGKSMIKSRMKKANVVSLEHLFKDFKELGGKVIACEMTMEIMGVSKEDLDQNLIDEYGAVGTYINEARDSKITLFI; this is encoded by the coding sequence ATGGTTGAAGAAAATAAACCAGATAAGGCAACCATTATTGTGCACAGCGGAGACATGGATAAAATATACAGCGCACTCATAGTTGCCAATGGAGCCCTATCAATGGGAATGGAAGCATCACTATATTTCACGTTTTGGGGACTGCAACGACTTCAAAAAGGCGGACTTGAAAAGGGACCTCTATCAAAAATGCACTTCCTAGGACTTGGAAAATCCATGATAAAAAGCAGGATGAAAAAAGCCAATGTAGTCTCCCTTGAACATCTATTTAAGGATTTCAAGGAATTAGGTGGTAAAGTAATAGCATGCGAGATGACCATGGAGATCATGGGAGTGAGCAAGGAAGACCTGGATCAAAATTTGATAGATGAATACGGTGCAGTGGGAACCTATATCAACGAAGCAAGAGATTCAAAAATAACCCTCTTCATTTAA
- a CDS encoding cysteine desulfurase family protein — MSNKYIYLDNASVTRMDERVLEVMNPYFFESYAIPTSETGYSMGIEAREALEKSRGRIATALGANENELIFTSGSSESSNTAVKGVAMALINKKGKHIIVSAIEDFPVLNSAKALEKYGFDVTYLEVDKYGIVDPQVLKNSIRDDTILVSIQHANQEIGSVQDIKAIGEICREKGVIFHTDATHTFTKVPLDVSVLPVDLVTISAHTIHGPNGIGALYIKKGTPMMKWLDGGFQEFNKRGGLENIPGAIGFAKAVELVTNEENTKIQDMRDHLIERVLSEIPQTILNGHPLLRTPQNANITFQYVEGESVTLHLDMRGFAVSTGSACFSRSLQASHVILGIGGDPERAHGSLRVTLGRFNKMEDVDAITDALIEVVTNLRKMSPLGKT, encoded by the coding sequence ATGTCAAATAAGTATATCTATCTTGACAATGCATCGGTTACAAGAATGGATGAAAGAGTATTGGAAGTAATGAACCCTTATTTTTTCGAATCCTACGCAATACCAACATCAGAAACAGGATATTCAATGGGTATCGAAGCAAGAGAAGCCCTTGAAAAAAGCAGAGGAAGAATAGCCACAGCACTGGGTGCTAATGAAAACGAACTCATATTCACATCTGGCAGTTCAGAATCAAGTAACACTGCTGTTAAGGGTGTTGCAATGGCATTGATAAACAAGAAAGGTAAACATATCATAGTATCGGCCATAGAAGATTTTCCAGTATTAAACAGTGCGAAAGCCCTGGAAAAATATGGATTTGACGTAACCTACCTCGAAGTTGACAAATATGGAATAGTTGATCCTCAAGTTTTAAAAAATTCCATTAGAGACGATACAATACTGGTATCTATTCAACATGCAAACCAGGAAATTGGAAGCGTACAGGACATAAAAGCAATAGGTGAAATCTGCAGAGAAAAAGGAGTAATATTCCACACAGACGCCACTCACACATTCACCAAGGTACCTTTAGATGTGAGTGTACTGCCGGTTGATCTTGTAACAATCTCAGCACATACAATACATGGACCCAACGGAATTGGGGCACTCTATATCAAAAAAGGAACACCCATGATGAAATGGCTTGACGGTGGATTTCAGGAGTTCAACAAACGAGGCGGTCTTGAAAATATTCCGGGTGCAATTGGCTTTGCAAAAGCAGTTGAACTCGTAACCAATGAGGAAAATACGAAGATACAGGACATGCGTGACCATCTGATTGAAAGAGTACTGTCAGAAATACCTCAAACAATACTGAATGGTCATCCATTACTTAGAACACCTCAAAATGCCAATATAACATTTCAATATGTGGAAGGAGAATCAGTAACACTACACCTAGACATGCGCGGTTTCGCTGTAAGCACAGGCTCTGCATGTTTCAGCAGATCCCTACAGGCAAGCCATGTAATACTGGGAATAGGGGGAGACCCTGAAAGAGCACATGGATCGCTCAGAGTAACATTGGGACGTTTCAACAAAATGGAAGATGTAGATGCAATTACCGATGCGTTAATAGAAGTTGTAACCAATTTAAGAAAGATGAGCCCGCTAGGTAAAACCTAA